A region from the Linepithema humile isolate Giens D197 chromosome 1, Lhum_UNIL_v1.0, whole genome shotgun sequence genome encodes:
- the LOC105676539 gene encoding uncharacterized protein isoform X2 codes for MSDDNIFIELTTRDLLKTWNLEQYASAFESNCIETAEFESLLEPEWKETLESLIPLSGHRMRFVKNLKTFIKDNTNEMESISNESEDIQEIEEIPKNNNQEKNLEESIHQEASKNIFKKRKRKSDECNVTRGEQLRFLLNKLATGRCFLQLAKQGSYLKDKDRNKLTDIIIENQLSKCDKISPTEFTELVGAIQYLFPQEDSELYYTFHINI; via the exons ATGTCAGATGATAACATTTTCATCGAATTGACGACtagagatttattaaaaacatggaATCTCGAGCAATATGCATCGGCTTTTGAAa gTAATTGTATAGAAACCGCAGAATTTGAAAGTCTATTAGAACCTGAGTGGAAGGAAACTTTAGAATCTTTGATCCCACTTTCTGGCCACAGAATGAGATtcgtgaaaaatttgaaaacttttatcaaAGACAACACAAATGAAATGGAG AGTATTTCAAACGAATCAGAAGATATTcaagaaattgaagaaattccAAAAAACAACAATcaagagaaaaatttggaGGAATCTATTCATCAAGAagcttcaaaaaatattttcaaaaaaagaaagagaaagagtgacGAATGCAATGTCACACGAGGTGAA CAACTTCGTTTCCTTCTAAACAAGTTAGCTACAGGTAGATGTTTCTTACAACTAGCGAAGCAAGGCTCTTATTTGAAggataaagatagaaataagttaacagatattattattgagaATCAATTGAGCAAATGTGACAA AATTTCACCTACAGAGTTCACTGAACTGGTTGGtgctattcaatatttatttccccAAGAAGATAGc gaGCTTTATTACACAttccatataaatatataa
- the LOC105676539 gene encoding uncharacterized protein isoform X1, which produces MSDDNIFIELTTRDLLKTWNLEQYASAFESNCIETAEFESLLEPEWKETLESLIPLSGHRMRFVKNLKTFIKDNTNEMEIDENNFTKIREKDKSEKTVIPLSLQLSISNESEDIQEIEEIPKNNNQEKNLEESIHQEASKNIFKKRKRKSDECNVTRGEQLRFLLNKLATGRCFLQLAKQGSYLKDKDRNKLTDIIIENQLSKCDKISPTEFTELVGAIQYLFPQEDSELYYTFHINI; this is translated from the exons ATGTCAGATGATAACATTTTCATCGAATTGACGACtagagatttattaaaaacatggaATCTCGAGCAATATGCATCGGCTTTTGAAa gTAATTGTATAGAAACCGCAGAATTTGAAAGTCTATTAGAACCTGAGTGGAAGGAAACTTTAGAATCTTTGATCCCACTTTCTGGCCACAGAATGAGATtcgtgaaaaatttgaaaacttttatcaaAGACAACACAAATGAAATGGAG attgatgaaaataattttacaaagataCGTGAGAAAGATAAAAGTGAAAAGACTGTTATTCCTCTTTCACTTCAACTA AGTATTTCAAACGAATCAGAAGATATTcaagaaattgaagaaattccAAAAAACAACAATcaagagaaaaatttggaGGAATCTATTCATCAAGAagcttcaaaaaatattttcaaaaaaagaaagagaaagagtgacGAATGCAATGTCACACGAGGTGAA CAACTTCGTTTCCTTCTAAACAAGTTAGCTACAGGTAGATGTTTCTTACAACTAGCGAAGCAAGGCTCTTATTTGAAggataaagatagaaataagttaacagatattattattgagaATCAATTGAGCAAATGTGACAA AATTTCACCTACAGAGTTCACTGAACTGGTTGGtgctattcaatatttatttccccAAGAAGATAGc gaGCTTTATTACACAttccatataaatatataa
- the LOC136997293 gene encoding uncharacterized protein isoform X1: MNCERPDFYTWNHYEVNIVKYCTSLESARKNAADSNYDTTDEERLGRGKRLHLTYNRFRSDEEDDSHQPRKYIKKKQINKNTVQVTLPECPSNLDITKQSNVLTINNASENNIVTLQNEEENDPLLITDKENEYSNLYNVPIILQSNTPPIENLENISTIKDDIQQMLRMQAVSNITLKDIQQRLLKMETAIKDRVLSPVEINNDLIAPFLPLTTIGVVKEFDALLKMSGEAVIQFKEFLSKTGGNNVRDNIHRILRKTLTNECSMKCSWKGLRNNFRISNLHLIKIMKREITLRYATCTETDFDNTVAEWLRFAAQRNKRDRAKENIADGNNAEENIGNENNPEENN; this comes from the exons ATGAACTGTGAACGTCCTGATTTTTATACATGGAATCATTATGAAGTAAACatcgtaaaatattgta cATCTCTTGAGTCAGCCCGAAAGAATGCAGCAGACTCTAATTATGACACAACTGATGAAGAACGACTGGGCCGAGGAAAGAGGTTACATTTGACATATAATCGTTTCAGGAGCGATGAAGAAGATGATTCTCATCAAcctcgaaaatatattaaaa AGaaacaaatcaataaaaatactgtTCAGGTAACTCTACCTGAATGTCCTTCGAATTTGGATATAACCAAACAATCCAACGtcttaacaattaataatgcaaGTGAAAACAACATTGTAACTTTGCAAAATg aagaagaaaatgacCCATTGCTGATAACAGATAAGGAGAATGAATATTCTAATCTGTACAATGTaccaataatattacaaa gCAATACTCCACCGATTGAAAACTTAGAAAACATCTCTACTATAaaag aTGACATACAACAAATGTTGCGTATGCAAGCAGTATCAAACATTACACTGAAAGATATACAGCAACGATTATTAAAGATGGAAACTGCCATTAAAGACCGCGTGTTGAGTCCTgtcgaaattaataatgatctCATTGCACCATTTTTACCGTTAACAACAATTGGAGTCGTGAAAGAGTTTGATGCATTACTAAAAATGTCGGGTGAAGCTGTGATACAGTTC aaagagTTTTTGTCAAAAACTGGTGGAAATAATGTCAGAGACAATATTCACCGTATCTTAAGAAAAACATTAACAAACGAATGTTCTATGAAGTGTTCCTGGAAAGGACTACGAAACAATTTCAGAATTTCAaacttacatttaataaaaattatgaaaa GAGAGATAACATTGCGTTATGCTACATGCACGGAAACAGATTTTGATAACACAGTTGCAGAGTGGTTACGCTTTGCAGCACAGCGAAATAAGAGAGACAgagcaaaagaaaatattgctgaCGGAAATAATGCTGAGGAAAATATTGGTAACGAAAACAACCctgaagaaaataactaa
- the LOC136997293 gene encoding uncharacterized protein isoform X2 — protein sequence MNCERPDFYTWNHYEVNIVKYCTSLESARKNAADSNYDTTDEERLGRGKRLHLTYNRFRSDEEDDSHQPRKYIKKKQINKNTVQVTLPECPSNLDITKQSNVLTINNASENNIVTLQNEEENDPLLITDKENEYSNLYNVPIILQSNTPPIENLENISTIKDDIQQMLRMQAVSNITLKDIQQRLLKMETAIKDRVLSPVEINNDLIAPFLPLTTIGVVKEFDALLKMSGEAVIQFER from the exons ATGAACTGTGAACGTCCTGATTTTTATACATGGAATCATTATGAAGTAAACatcgtaaaatattgta cATCTCTTGAGTCAGCCCGAAAGAATGCAGCAGACTCTAATTATGACACAACTGATGAAGAACGACTGGGCCGAGGAAAGAGGTTACATTTGACATATAATCGTTTCAGGAGCGATGAAGAAGATGATTCTCATCAAcctcgaaaatatattaaaa AGaaacaaatcaataaaaatactgtTCAGGTAACTCTACCTGAATGTCCTTCGAATTTGGATATAACCAAACAATCCAACGtcttaacaattaataatgcaaGTGAAAACAACATTGTAACTTTGCAAAATg aagaagaaaatgacCCATTGCTGATAACAGATAAGGAGAATGAATATTCTAATCTGTACAATGTaccaataatattacaaa gCAATACTCCACCGATTGAAAACTTAGAAAACATCTCTACTATAaaag aTGACATACAACAAATGTTGCGTATGCAAGCAGTATCAAACATTACACTGAAAGATATACAGCAACGATTATTAAAGATGGAAACTGCCATTAAAGACCGCGTGTTGAGTCCTgtcgaaattaataatgatctCATTGCACCATTTTTACCGTTAACAACAATTGGAGTCGTGAAAGAGTTTGATGCATTACTAAAAATGTCGGGTGAAGCTGTGATACAGTTC GAGAGATAA
- the LOC136997042 gene encoding probable G-protein coupled receptor 139, which produces MDAEYDTIPKALYIFYISVICIRDYCIPIFLSLSLVSNSLSVYVLFCTKLRYHSSSIYLGALAMSDIGVLTSFMMWLHFVNILYYENWLIALFFGLRWLFCFLSVWIVVAFTVQRYIAIKWPLRCSLCTVNRAIIILIRLAGLAVLYSIPWFILSSIFFYNLLPTEINETNILGAKIVSAIEAIITFVLPAIMIAFFNVLIMYNIRKQNRIRRNMISSSSASNKKTQSSDNEESHIQVTKMLVIISSLFICLNIPQQVVVMYIVYDIQNKIVHELYPIGIFLNLINYGINFVLYSATGKNFRKELICIFTKCSDSRMNEGIDMKNFAEQCD; this is translated from the exons ATGGACGCCGAATATGATACAATACCGAAagcgttatatatattttatataagtgtTATATGTATTAGAGACTACTGCATACCGATTTTCTTGAGTCTTTCTTTGGTGAGCAACAGTCTATCCGTATATGTACTCTTTTGCACAAAACTGCGTTACCATTCATCCAGCATCTACTTGGGTGCACTCGCGATGAGCGACATTGGTGTGTTGACGTCATTTATGATGTGGTTGCATTTTGtgaatattctatattatgaGAATTGGTTGATCGCTCTTTTTTTTGGTTTACGATGGTTATTTTGTTTCCTGAGTGTGTGGATTGTAGTGGCCTTTACAGTTCAACGATATATAGCGATCAAGTGGCCGCTTCGTTGCTCCTTGTGCACAGTTAATCGAGCGATAATCATATTGATTAGATTGGCGGGATTAGCAGTTTTATACTCTATCCCTTGGTTTATTCTGTCcagtattttcttttacaatctATTACCtacagaaattaatgaaacaaatatactCGGGGCAAAAATTGTAAGCGCCATTGAAGCTATCATAACGTTTGTCTTACCTGCAATAATGAtagcattttttaatgttcTAATAATGTACAACATCCGCAAGCAAAATCGTATTCGAAGAAACATGATTTCAAGTTCTTCTGCTTCCAACAAGAAAACACAAAGTTCTGACAATGAAGAGTCACACATTCAAGTCACAAAAAtgcttgttattatttcaagCTTATTCATATGTTTGAATATACCTCAACAAGTTGTTGTAATGTATATAGTCTATGAC aTACAGAATAAGATTGTTCACGAACTTTATCCCATcggcatatttttaaatcttataaattacggaataaattttgttctctacAGCGCAACTGGGAAGAATTTTCGTAAAGAattgatttgcatttttacaaaatgttcaGATAGTAGAATGAACGAAGGTATagacatgaaaaattttgcggAACAATGCGATTGA